One part of the Clostridium thermosuccinogenes genome encodes these proteins:
- a CDS encoding AbrB/MazE/SpoVT family DNA-binding domain-containing protein produces MKSTGIVRKVDELGRVVLPIELRRTLDIAEKDALEIYVDGSTIILKKYEPACIFCGDAKDVTVYKGKNICPNCMKELKK; encoded by the coding sequence ATGAAATCTACTGGTATAGTTAGAAAAGTTGATGAATTAGGCAGAGTTGTACTTCCCATCGAGTTGAGGAGAACTCTTGATATTGCTGAAAAGGATGCATTGGAAATATACGTTGATGGTTCTACCATTATCCTTAAGAAATATGAACCCGCATGTATATTCTGCGGTGACGCTAAAGACGTAACCGTTTACAAAGGAAAGAACATTTGCCCTAACTGCATGAAAGAATTGAAGAAATAA
- a CDS encoding nucleoside recognition domain-containing protein: MLNYVWMGMLVIGFFVGILNGRVEEVTKAAINSAGKAVELGIGLLGIMCLWTGLMNIAEKSGMMQYISRALKPVLKFLFPDIPEKHPAMGAIVMNLAANFLGLGNAATPLGLKAMSELQKLNRHKDTATDSMCMFLVLNTAAIQLIPATVIAIRTKFNSQNPEEIIGTVWIASICATIAGIIAAKVLSAVRSKGRRA, translated from the coding sequence ATGCTAAATTATGTCTGGATGGGAATGTTGGTAATAGGTTTTTTTGTAGGGATATTGAACGGAAGGGTGGAAGAGGTCACCAAAGCTGCCATAAATTCAGCGGGTAAGGCGGTAGAGCTGGGCATTGGTCTTTTGGGCATAATGTGCCTCTGGACGGGATTGATGAATATAGCAGAAAAAAGCGGAATGATGCAGTATATATCCAGGGCCTTGAAGCCCGTACTGAAGTTTCTTTTTCCCGACATCCCCGAAAAGCATCCTGCAATGGGTGCGATAGTGATGAATCTTGCGGCTAATTTCCTGGGGTTGGGCAATGCCGCAACGCCGCTGGGACTAAAGGCCATGAGCGAACTGCAGAAGCTTAACCGACACAAGGATACTGCCACTGATTCCATGTGCATGTTTCTGGTGCTGAACACGGCGGCAATACAACTGATACCGGCAACAGTCATAGCCATACGTACAAAGTTCAATTCGCAAAACCCTGAGGAAATCATAGGCACGGTGTGGATTGCATCCATATGTGCTACCATAGCAGGCATTATAGCAGCGAAGGTTTTATCGGCAGTGCGCAGCAAGGGCAGGAGGGCGTAG
- a CDS encoding spore maturation protein, with protein sequence MEAVKIVSSYAIPGIFLVILGVGVYRDVKVFDVFVDGAKEGVATVVRIIPSLVGLMVAVGVFRASGALDLLIYATRPVASFLGIPSEAMPLAFMRPISGSASLALVSDIIEANGPDSFVGRVVSTMMGSTETIFYTLTVYFGSVGIKNIRYTLVAALIADTVSIIASVLACWMVFGM encoded by the coding sequence ATGGAAGCAGTGAAAATAGTTTCATCCTATGCAATACCCGGGATATTCCTTGTGATTTTGGGGGTAGGAGTTTACAGGGATGTAAAAGTCTTTGATGTTTTTGTAGACGGAGCGAAGGAAGGCGTCGCTACGGTAGTGAGGATAATTCCCTCCCTGGTGGGTCTTATGGTCGCAGTGGGAGTATTCCGCGCATCTGGAGCCCTGGACCTTTTGATATACGCTACCCGTCCTGTGGCATCCTTTCTTGGCATTCCATCGGAGGCAATGCCCCTTGCCTTTATGAGGCCAATTTCGGGAAGCGCCTCCCTGGCATTGGTTTCCGACATTATAGAAGCCAATGGTCCGGATTCCTTTGTCGGAAGGGTTGTTTCCACCATGATGGGCTCCACGGAAACTATATTCTACACCCTTACGGTATACTTCGGATCGGTGGGCATAAAGAACATAAGGTATACCCTGGTGGCAGCCTTGATAGCCGACACCGTGAGCATCATCGCATCTGTCCTCGCCTGCTGGATGGTATTCGGAATGTAA
- a CDS encoding helix-turn-helix domain-containing protein translates to MAESFIFDIPPWPEYLISSYRHFNEGEKHVTRICKDFVLIFMLERELYFTEDNCHIEVKPGQWYMQIPGLKQEGLKGSPAPKYYYIHFKASGQAGPSKESMLQSRIEFKGKPATLSLPIRGNFDPQFFKPMFEQLEHFSKRSPSDILGKQAVFLNILNCLTDTARPNTDHIQSIINQMMEYLAKNYNKPVTCKELSDRFHFTEDYLTRKMKQYAGITPWQYLQHLRIEKAKELLANTDYTLSSIAGSIGYGDLSVFYKAFKKQTGMAPGEWRMKKRGLY, encoded by the coding sequence ATGGCAGAATCTTTCATTTTTGATATACCTCCATGGCCTGAATATCTCATAAGCAGTTACCGCCATTTCAATGAAGGAGAGAAGCATGTCACGCGCATATGCAAGGATTTTGTGCTCATATTCATGCTGGAGCGCGAGCTTTATTTCACCGAGGACAATTGTCACATAGAAGTAAAGCCTGGCCAATGGTATATGCAGATTCCGGGACTTAAACAGGAAGGTTTAAAGGGCAGCCCTGCCCCCAAATACTACTATATCCATTTCAAAGCGTCGGGACAGGCAGGTCCAAGCAAAGAAAGCATGCTCCAAAGCAGAATAGAGTTCAAAGGAAAGCCTGCAACCCTTTCGCTCCCAATCCGAGGGAATTTTGACCCTCAGTTTTTCAAACCAATGTTTGAGCAGCTGGAGCATTTTTCAAAAAGGTCTCCTTCAGACATATTGGGAAAGCAGGCGGTTTTTCTTAATATACTTAACTGCCTTACAGATACGGCCCGCCCAAATACGGACCACATTCAGAGCATTATCAACCAAATGATGGAGTATCTTGCCAAAAACTATAACAAACCTGTTACCTGCAAAGAATTATCTGACAGATTTCATTTCACGGAGGACTATCTTACCCGCAAGATGAAGCAGTATGCCGGGATAACCCCATGGCAGTATTTGCAGCACCTCAGGATTGAAAAAGCAAAAGAGCTGCTGGCAAATACCGATTACACCCTTTCGTCCATCGCCGGCAGCATCGGATATGGCGATTTGTCGGTATTCTATAAAGCATTTAAAAAACAGACCGGCATGGCACCGGGAGAATGGAGAATGAAAAAACGAGGGCTGTATTGA
- a CDS encoding beta-L-arabinofuranosidase domain-containing protein yields MKSALRKPAFTFLKTEEIRPEGWLLNQLKIQAAGLSGNLDKFWRDIKDSKWIGGSADGWERVPYWLDGFIPLAWLLDDEDMKARANKYINYILDHQQPDGWLCPVSDSNRSTYDMWAYFLILKVLVVYHDATGDQRIENAVRKALIALDRHIDNNTLFGWGQMRWFECLIPLLWLYDRTGEEWLINLASKIHSQGFDWQSFFKIWPYRKPDPKGRWSQMSHVVNNAMMLKSGALLWRFTGSQDDLQSAENMVSLLDEYHGMVTGVFSGDECLNGKSPIQGTELCAVAEYMYSLEHLLSITGCSAWGDRLEKITFNALPATFSPDMWTHQYDQQVNQIECSYQENPVFGTNGGYSNTFGLEPNFGCCTANLNQAWPKFAHSTFMRSDDGLVAAVYAPCTVNTKIKDANVSVTLETGYPFRDTLKFKVVTDREVDFALHLRIPEWACDAVIELDDSSISPQKGAFYKLSRRWSGETVFTLRLPMKPQLVQRPNDLYAVTRGPLVYSLAIGERWVRINEDVPGHEFPHCDYEIYPTTPWNYGFYLSKTDPESGLVFEEHPIGDCPFSPEGAPVSVRVPGRKVDWSKEGNSAAPFPAMSWIADETETLKLIPYGCTNLRLTELPWIKY; encoded by the coding sequence ATGAAATCAGCATTGCGCAAACCGGCATTTACATTTTTAAAAACGGAAGAGATCAGACCTGAAGGCTGGCTGCTGAACCAGCTCAAGATACAGGCTGCCGGTCTTTCCGGCAATCTTGACAAATTTTGGCGTGATATAAAGGACAGCAAGTGGATAGGAGGATCTGCCGACGGTTGGGAACGTGTTCCCTATTGGTTGGATGGATTTATTCCTCTGGCCTGGCTGCTGGATGACGAAGATATGAAGGCCAGAGCCAACAAATATATCAATTATATTCTTGACCATCAGCAACCCGACGGATGGCTCTGTCCCGTAAGCGATTCCAATCGTTCAACCTACGACATGTGGGCTTATTTCCTTATTCTCAAAGTCCTGGTGGTATACCATGATGCCACCGGAGACCAACGCATCGAGAATGCCGTGCGTAAAGCGCTTATCGCTCTGGACAGACATATAGACAACAATACTCTTTTCGGTTGGGGACAAATGCGTTGGTTTGAATGCCTCATACCGCTGCTCTGGCTATATGACAGGACGGGCGAGGAATGGCTGATAAATCTTGCTTCAAAAATCCATTCCCAGGGTTTTGACTGGCAGTCCTTCTTCAAAATATGGCCTTACAGAAAGCCGGACCCCAAAGGACGCTGGAGCCAGATGAGCCATGTGGTAAATAATGCAATGATGCTGAAATCGGGGGCTTTGCTGTGGAGATTTACCGGTTCCCAGGATGATTTGCAAAGCGCCGAAAATATGGTGAGTCTTCTGGACGAATATCATGGCATGGTGACAGGGGTGTTCTCCGGTGACGAATGCCTTAATGGAAAAAGTCCCATTCAAGGTACAGAATTATGCGCAGTTGCTGAATACATGTATTCTCTGGAGCACCTGCTCTCCATTACCGGATGCTCCGCATGGGGAGACCGTTTGGAGAAAATCACCTTCAATGCCCTGCCGGCCACTTTCAGCCCCGACATGTGGACCCATCAGTATGACCAGCAGGTAAATCAGATAGAATGCAGTTATCAGGAGAATCCTGTTTTCGGCACTAATGGAGGATATTCCAACACTTTCGGCCTGGAGCCCAACTTCGGATGCTGTACTGCGAACTTGAACCAGGCATGGCCTAAATTTGCCCATTCTACCTTCATGCGCAGCGATGATGGATTGGTTGCGGCGGTCTATGCTCCCTGCACCGTAAATACCAAAATAAAGGATGCCAATGTGTCGGTAACCCTGGAAACCGGATATCCTTTCCGGGATACCCTGAAATTTAAGGTTGTAACCGACAGGGAAGTGGATTTCGCATTACATTTAAGGATTCCTGAATGGGCTTGCGACGCTGTAATAGAGCTGGATGATTCCAGCATCTCACCGCAGAAAGGAGCTTTTTATAAGCTTAGCCGCAGATGGTCGGGAGAAACGGTGTTCACCCTTCGCCTTCCGATGAAGCCACAGCTGGTGCAGCGTCCTAATGACCTGTATGCCGTCACCCGCGGCCCATTGGTATATTCTCTGGCTATAGGCGAGCGCTGGGTGCGGATCAACGAGGACGTCCCCGGGCATGAGTTTCCTCACTGCGATTATGAAATATATCCCACAACGCCTTGGAATTACGGTTTTTATCTTAGCAAAACCGATCCGGAATCCGGTTTGGTCTTTGAGGAGCATCCGATAGGGGATTGTCCTTTCTCACCAGAAGGTGCGCCGGTTTCCGTCCGTGTCCCGGGAAGAAAGGTGGACTGGAGCAAGGAGGGCAATTCTGCGGCTCCTTTCCCGGCAATGAGTTGGATTGCCGATGAAACCGAAACGCTGAAGCTTATTCCTTATGGATGCACTAATCTCCGCTTGACGGAGCTTCCCTGGATAAAATATTGA
- a CDS encoding polyprenyl synthetase family protein, which translates to MTVVQEKMVSELKSIKFNTSKLVGIERVEQELLNALSDSEGTIREMCMHILNAGGKRVRPMLVMYSGLIFSRNIDNILNAAVAAELIHMASLVHDDIIDNSYLRRSKPSVNKMWGTHFAVLCGDYLFAKAFGILSGKRLTKSMDYMVEAIQNMCHGEILQAESRFNHDISLEEYYELISKKTAIFIKCCCESGACAGGAGKAHLRAISGYGLNLGLAFQIIDDILDFCGDVDVMGKPRGEDLKQGSITMPLIYLMRDGNHRARIKEILAEEKITDQHMEEIAGILEKSGVIKKSFDVARTHIEKAQRYLELLPESPYVDLLNEMAEMLKSRAN; encoded by the coding sequence TTGACAGTAGTACAAGAAAAAATGGTATCAGAGCTCAAAAGCATTAAGTTTAATACAAGCAAGCTGGTGGGCATTGAAAGAGTAGAGCAGGAGCTGCTCAATGCCTTATCGGACAGCGAAGGAACCATAAGGGAAATGTGCATGCACATCCTTAATGCCGGGGGAAAAAGAGTGAGGCCAATGCTGGTGATGTACAGCGGCCTTATCTTTTCCCGGAACATAGACAATATCCTCAATGCCGCTGTAGCTGCAGAGCTTATTCACATGGCCTCTTTAGTGCATGATGATATAATTGACAACTCCTATCTCAGAAGGAGCAAGCCTTCGGTAAATAAAATGTGGGGAACCCATTTTGCGGTTCTATGCGGTGATTATCTTTTTGCCAAGGCTTTCGGCATATTATCCGGCAAAAGGCTGACAAAAAGCATGGATTATATGGTTGAAGCCATACAAAATATGTGCCATGGTGAGATATTGCAGGCAGAAAGCAGGTTTAACCATGATATCAGCCTGGAAGAGTATTATGAGCTCATATCCAAGAAAACTGCCATATTTATAAAATGCTGCTGCGAATCAGGAGCTTGTGCCGGTGGTGCCGGAAAAGCTCATCTGAGAGCTATAAGCGGATACGGTCTTAATCTTGGACTGGCTTTCCAGATAATTGATGATATACTGGATTTTTGTGGTGATGTCGATGTCATGGGAAAGCCCAGGGGGGAAGATTTAAAGCAGGGCAGCATTACCATGCCTTTAATATATTTGATGAGGGATGGCAACCATAGAGCCAGGATTAAAGAGATATTGGCGGAGGAGAAAATAACCGACCAGCATATGGAGGAAATCGCCGGAATACTGGAGAAATCAGGCGTGATAAAAAAATCCTTCGATGTTGCCCGTACCCATATTGAAAAAGCCCAACGATACCTGGAACTGCTGCCGGAGTCGCCTTACGTCGATCTTCTGAATGAGATGGCAGAAATGCTTAAGTCAAGAGCGAATTAG
- a CDS encoding tetraprenyl-beta-curcumene synthase family protein — translation MNLIKSFVGKAFPIVDGELEHWKEVCGKAEDDELKKQALASIEMKRFHALGGSVYALYPGTDLENTVKFITALQTISDYLDNLCDRAGVSDEAAFRQLHISMLDAVDPYRDKSDYYLYYPCKKDGGYLEALVDMCRIQVLTLPSHSIILEKMKKYICLYSEMQSLKHIKPDVREKRLSSWAEGLLKEYPGIYWWEFAAAAGSTLYVFLLYAIASDPHLSPDEIDLLEKAYFPWVCGLHILLDYYIDAREDIETGDLNFTSFYESPLQMEERLSLFIGECLELCSQLKYPKFHTTIIKGLLAMYLSDPKARTEGIRRTTRTLLKKGGYGAVLYHRICRMLRHAGKI, via the coding sequence ATGAACCTTATAAAGAGCTTTGTTGGCAAAGCATTTCCCATTGTGGACGGGGAACTGGAGCACTGGAAGGAGGTCTGCGGCAAGGCGGAAGATGATGAACTTAAAAAGCAGGCCCTTGCAAGCATTGAAATGAAAAGGTTCCATGCCCTGGGAGGAAGTGTTTATGCTCTTTATCCCGGAACAGATCTTGAGAATACGGTCAAATTCATCACAGCGCTGCAAACCATAAGCGACTACCTGGACAACCTGTGTGACAGAGCCGGTGTGTCGGACGAAGCGGCTTTCCGGCAGCTTCATATTTCCATGCTGGATGCTGTGGATCCTTACAGGGATAAAAGCGACTACTACCTGTATTACCCCTGCAAAAAAGACGGCGGGTATCTTGAAGCCCTCGTCGATATGTGCCGTATACAAGTTCTGACTCTGCCATCCCATAGCATCATCCTGGAAAAAATGAAAAAATATATCTGCCTGTACTCGGAAATGCAGTCTTTGAAGCACATCAAACCGGATGTCCGGGAAAAGCGTCTGTCGTCTTGGGCTGAAGGTTTGCTAAAAGAATATCCGGGCATATACTGGTGGGAATTTGCAGCTGCAGCCGGATCTACCCTTTATGTTTTCCTTTTGTACGCTATAGCCTCCGACCCGCATCTCTCCCCCGATGAGATAGACCTTCTGGAAAAAGCATATTTCCCGTGGGTATGCGGCCTTCACATACTTCTGGACTATTATATAGATGCCCGGGAGGATATTGAAACAGGAGATCTGAATTTCACCAGTTTCTATGAAAGCCCCCTACAGATGGAGGAGCGTCTTTCCCTGTTCATCGGGGAATGCCTGGAACTTTGTTCCCAATTGAAATACCCGAAGTTCCATACCACGATAATAAAAGGTCTCCTTGCCATGTATCTTTCTGACCCAAAGGCCCGTACAGAAGGCATAAGGAGAACAACCAGAACACTTTTAAAGAAAGGTGGATACGGTGCCGTGCTGTATCACCGTATTTGCCGTATGCTAAGGCATGCAGGAAAGATATAG